The following proteins are encoded in a genomic region of Rhinoraja longicauda isolate Sanriku21f chromosome 28, sRhiLon1.1, whole genome shotgun sequence:
- the LOC144607164 gene encoding C2 calcium-dependent domain-containing protein 4C-like — MWLFDKIRGSVENLNRAGDAGGRDKQPKGPLFSNVLTPDKIPDFFIPPKFPNISAEGAAESGEKKSTLKASTSEQIFVARKPQGSPRVRVKGKGKGSSDLQGSSDLLKAANRHIIQIESADETGCDGAAETNYDPQSLPYAPLTQTSYGFSTLVESPHTRRKESLFHTDHGSPVTSPSSPRRRPAGHRSNGESQQHLNPPEFSLSLASTYRYFSGGDSDTASSAESSPFNSPLLSRSVSGTSLLKMFSHENLAKHCKPLQPFTRNSSLSTDECSSNDASPNISKRLRCPTPPAGGSPASQGGLPLSLLHYQDRVHKEHTVRLNRGGAVRLAAEYDSTNARLRIRVITAEDLYDKTLDNKTINCCVILYLTPGKVQKQRSTIIKNSRNPIFNEDFFFDGLPLDEFKRAALKLKVVNKASSLKRDAVLGEKELKLSLLLPFF, encoded by the coding sequence atgtGGCTCTTCGATAAGATCAGGGGTTCTGTTGAGAACCTGAACCGAGCTGGCGACGCCGGGGGCCGGGACAAGCAGCCCAAGGGTCCGCTGTTCAGCAACGTGTTGACACCGGACAAAATCCCAGACTTCTTCATCCCTCCCAAGTTCCCAAACATCTCGGCCGAGGGAGCGGCGGAGAGCGGCGAGAAGAAGTCAACCCTGAAGGCGTCCACCTCCGAGCAGATCTTCGTGGCCAGGAAGCCGCAGGGGAGCccgagggtgagggtgaaggggaaggggaagggttcGTCCGACCTCCAGGGCAGCAGCGACCTGTTGAAGGCGGCCAACAGGCACATCATTCAGATCGAGAGCGCCGACGAGACCGGCTGCGATGGGGCGGCGGAGACCAACTACGACCCTCAGTCCCTGCCTTACGCCCCGCTCACACAGACATCCTACGGCTTCTCCACCCTGGTGGAGAGTCCACACACAAGGCGCAAGGAGTCACTCTTCCACACCGACCACGGGAGCCCGGTCACCTCGCCCAGCTCGCCCAGGAGGCGGCCAGCTGGCCACAGGAGCAACGGCGAGAGCCAGCAGCATCTCAACCCGCCAGAGTTCAGCCTGTCCCTGGCCAGCACCTACAGGTACTTCAGCGGCGGCGACAGCGACACCGCCTCGTCCGCagagtcctccccctttaactCGCCCCTTCTCTCCCGCTCCGTCTCGGGGACCTCCCTGCTGAAGATGTTCAGCCACGAGAACCTGGCCAAGCACTGCAAACCCCTGCAGCCCTTCACCCGCAACAGCTCCCTGTCCACAGACGAGTGCAGCTCCAACGACGCCAGCCCCAACATCTCCAAGAGGCTCAGGTGCCCCACGCCCCCGGCCGGAGGGTCTCCGGCTTCGCAGGGGGGGCTTCCCCTGAGCCTGCTCCACTACCAAGACCGAGTCCACAAGGAGCACACGGTCCGCCTCAACAGAGGGGGTGCCGTCAGGCTGGCGGCTGAGTACGACAGCACCAACGCCCGCCTTCGCATACGTGTCATCACCGCAGAAGACCTTTACGACAAGACCCTGGACAACAAGACCATCAACTGCTGTGTCATCTTGTACCTGACTCCAGGGAAGGTGCAGAAGCAACGCAGCACCATCATCAAGAACAGCCGAAACCCCATCTTCAATGAAGATTTCTTCTTCGACGGACTCCCGCTGGACGAGTTCAAGAGGGCAGCCTTGAAGCTGAAGGTGGTAAACAAGGCCTCCAGCCTCAAGCGGGATGCGGTCCTTGGTGAGAAAGAACTGAAACTGTCGTTGCTGCTCCCTTTCTTCTGA